CCCGACTGGACCTACGCGGCAACAGCATTCGCGCGTCTGGGATACTTCTGTGAGCGAGAGAGTGAGGCAATCGGAACCCTGTTCGTCGAGCGCACGACGGCAGCTGCTCACCTTGAGACGTTGCAGACACAACATCAGGAAAATACTGCCAAGATCCAATCGGACTATTCGGGAAGGATGGCGGAGCTCGAGTTGAGGGTAAATACTCAGCAAGCCGAGCTCAGTCAGAAAGACGTCACCTTGGAAGCAGTGTTGTCGGATGTGCGTTCTCGCAAAGCCCAAATCATCAAATTGCTGCGGGGCGCCTTGGAGGTGCAGGAAAACTTCGGGTTATTCAGGCGTGAAGCAGAGGGATTCAAGAAGCGGATACATCATCTCGATCGCAAAGTTAGGTCGCTCGAGGATGAGCTGAAGCGTAGAGAGGTGGCGATCGGGCGTCAGAATGATCACATTCAGCATCTCGACCAAGTAATAATGGCTAGGCTCAGGACTCATAGCCAGAACATGACGGTAGCGGCGAGGCAGATGGCTGAGAAGAAGACGGTCGGGCATCTGTCGTAGCGTGTGGCGATGCGCCTCCAGTCCTTGAGCCGGCCGAACATGATCTCGATACGATTGCGGCGCCGGTATTTGCGTTTGTCGTAGCTCACGGGCATCGTGCGAGATCTCCGGCCTGGAATGCAGGGTCTGATCCCCTTTCCCTCCAGCCCGTCCCTGAACCAGTCGGCATCATAACCGCGATCGGCCAGGAGCCACTTTGCAGCGGGCAGATCGTCCAGCAGGGCAGCGGCCCCGGTGTAATCACTGATCTGGCCTGCGGTCATGAAGAACCTGATCGGGCGGCCATTTCTGTCCGTCACCGCGTGCAGCTTCGTGTTCATGCCGCCTTTGGTCCGCCCGATCAGGCGGCCTGAACCCCCTTTTTTATCCGCAGGCTCGAGGCCGTACGGTGCGCCTTCAGGTACGTCGCGTCGATCATGATCGTCTGATTGTCCGCTCTGCCAGCCGCCAGGCCGTCCATTAGACGGACAAAAATCCCCGCAGCACTCCACCGCTTCCAGCGATTATAGAGCGTCTTATGCGGCCCATATTCTCGCGGAGCGTCCCGCCAGCGCAGTCCATTGCGGTTCACGAAGATGATCCCGCTCAATACACGCCGGTCATCAACGCGCGGTCTGCCATGGCTCCTTGGGAAAAATGGCTCCAGACGCGCCATCTGCTCGTCCGTCAGCCAATACAGGTCTCTCATCTTCAGTCTCCTCACAGAGCCTGAATCAGATTTACCCACCTAAATCAATGGGTCCTGAGCCTAACGACGCTGCAGTCCGTGCCATGCTCGCGTCAACAAGTTGGAAGATTACGTCTCCTCTGCGGGGGACGAAACTGATATTGCGTAAATGCAAGACGTTCGGACGTCTGATGGGCTCTGGCGAATTTGGTAAAATCTATACGATACTTCGCCCAAACCTGACGCAGGCCAAACGCATAGCACATCACCCCGCTATAAGGGCTGAGCGAGCCGAGGCGTCTGATAAGAATGATATCGTAATCATCGCAACTCACCACACCTTATACGTTGCATATTGCCTCGCTGCGTCGCTTATGTCCTACGGCTTCGAGGTTACGATACGTACGGACGTCCCTGAGCACTGGGGGGCATCGCTATATTTCGTCGTCTGCGCCCAAATGTTCGAAACATTGCCCCCGGCAGATCGGCGCATATGTGTTCAGCTCGAACAGACGGTGATGTCCAGGTGGTTTACCGACCGATACAATAGCGTATTGCGCGAATCTCTCGCGGTGATTGAGTATACTCAGAACGGGATCAAGTTTCTTGATGGGCTAGGTATAAGTTACCCTAAAGTCTATTACATGCCAATCGGCGCTATGGCTGATTATACAAACTATTTGCGCACTAAGGGGCAACATTTAGTGCATGCAGAAAAGGAATATGACGTCGTATTTTATGGAGACCTTAATAACACGAGAAGGCGCTCTTTCATCGCTGAACTCAGTAGACATTTCAATGTATTGCTTATCGGTAACACCTTTGGGATCGATTTGTATAATGAGATAGTGAAAGCTAAGGTTTGCGTTAATATCCATTATTATGAAAATGCTTCTCTGGAAAGCACAAGGATCTTCGAGGCACTTTCCCTGCGCATGCCGGTCGTGTCCGAACTTTCGCTCGATCAAGCTGATTATGATTTTTCAGCTTATGGGGACAGTATTCAGTTTACCGAAGTGGGTAATATTGATGCGATGGTCGCCGCAGTACGTTTGATGATTGAGGAACCAAGACTTGTGCCCGTCTTGGCTAATAGGAAATCGGCAAATAACTTCCACTTCTATGTAGGACGGCTCCTGCTTGGTCTCGATAAGATAAGTTTCCGCCGTCTCTATAGCCAGTGTGAACGCAGTGATATCGTCGCCGACAAGATCGTACTCAGCCTCCCGGAAACTTTCGAACGAAGGGCAGTTATCAAAGCCGCGGCGAAAGCTGGTATCTATTGCTTCCCGGGTCTCCGAGCGCGGCCTGGCTGGGTCGGTGCAGCTTTCAGTTTCAAGTATCTAGCCAAAAAATTGCTTGAGTCTGGGTGCGAATTTGTCTTGATCCATGAGGACGACGCCGTTTTTCCAAGTCTGGATGCGCAAGAAATCCTGGATTTTGCTAAAAAGATATATAACGAATACTATAAATGGGACGTGTTTTCGGCCTTTATATCCGATCTGCACAATGATGCTAAGATTTCGAAAATATTTTCTGTAGATGGCATCGAGTGTGTTGCAACCGACCGAACCGTGGGCATGGTCTGCAATGTTTATAGCAGGAAAAGTCTGGAGATCATCGCGCAATGGGACGAGAATGATTTAGACGTACATACCAACACGATTGATCGTTATCTCGAGAATATGGAAGAGCTTAAAGTGGTAACAACAATTCCATTTCTAGCGGAGCATAATGACATGGCAAATTCGAGCATGTGGGGCGTGAAGAACTATACTATGCGCAACATGATCAATAATAGTAGGACACTTCTGTTCGAGAAGGTATGGACGCTCAAGGCATCAGACGCTGTTGCTGAGTATGTCGACGATCGTAGTGACCCGTAAATTATTGCTGCCACACGGGGGCACAGAGCCCCGAGGCTAAAGTTCGTATTGAAGGCTTTTCAACGGTTCGAGGGCTGTTACAAACGTGGCAAGGCAGCGGCCCTGGAAAGCAGAGGCAGGCCTAAGCAATGATGCGTAGGTCTGTAGGACTGAGGCATAGCGCTCGTAACACTCAGCCAGTCTGTGGTCTCGGATGCCCCGGGCAAGTGAGCGACCCGTGCTCGCCGGCACAGCAGCGGAAACAATCTGCACTCGGCTTTCAGCAGTTTGATCCGTTCGCGTGGGGCGCCACCATGTTCGGAAGCCTTCACTATGTGTTTTGTTCGTGTTGCCCTGGTGGATATTTGCCAGCACGACTTTTTCTCGAAGTGCATCTCGCATGGAAGCGGCCGGGTATCCGTACTCGGCT
The sequence above is drawn from the Asaia bogorensis NBRC 16594 genome and encodes:
- a CDS encoding IS5 family transposase (programmed frameshift), which encodes MRDLYWLTDEQMARLEPFFPRSHGRPRVDDRRVLSGIIFVNRNGLRWRDAPREYGPHKTLYNRWKRWSAAGIFVRLMDGLAAGRADNQTIMIDATYLKAHRTASSLRNKKGGSGRLIGRTKGGMNTKLHAVTDRNGRPIRFFMTAGQISDYTGAAALLDDLPAAKWLLADRGYDADWFRDGLEGKGIRPCIPGRRSRTMPVSYDKRKYRRRNRIEIMFGRLKDWRRIATRYDRCPTVFFSAICLAATVMFWL
- a CDS encoding CgeB family protein, whose product is MGSGEFGKIYTILRPNLTQAKRIAHHPAIRAERAEASDKNDIVIIATHHTLYVAYCLAASLMSYGFEVTIRTDVPEHWGASLYFVVCAQMFETLPPADRRICVQLEQTVMSRWFTDRYNSVLRESLAVIEYTQNGIKFLDGLGISYPKVYYMPIGAMADYTNYLRTKGQHLVHAEKEYDVVFYGDLNNTRRRSFIAELSRHFNVLLIGNTFGIDLYNEIVKAKVCVNIHYYENASLESTRIFEALSLRMPVVSELSLDQADYDFSAYGDSIQFTEVGNIDAMVAAVRLMIEEPRLVPVLANRKSANNFHFYVGRLLLGLDKISFRRLYSQCERSDIVADKIVLSLPETFERRAVIKAAAKAGIYCFPGLRARPGWVGAAFSFKYLAKKLLESGCEFVLIHEDDAVFPSLDAQEILDFAKKIYNEYYKWDVFSAFISDLHNDAKISKIFSVDGIECVATDRTVGMVCNVYSRKSLEIIAQWDENDLDVHTNTIDRYLENMEELKVVTTIPFLAEHNDMANSSMWGVKNYTMRNMINNSRTLLFEKVWTLKASDAVAEYVDDRSDP